From Deferrisoma camini S3R1, the proteins below share one genomic window:
- the flhF gene encoding flagellar biosynthesis protein FlhF, protein MKVRKFQAVDMAEALRKIKEELGPDAVILSTRQVKPGKGVFGLLGRPILEVTAAADLDGLARKAAPPGALGRAASPRPEPARPGGADSGAILALQADIDSLREELDLLARRPRRTPVDGVASEVRGLVAKVERLLEETARFERLRLAPGLRRLHDHLEAIDVDPALAARVLGFLQQKVDQGAVAAGREVAAFRELVSRTVRVSGPLRPGDGRPRVAVFVGPTGVGKTTTVAKLAARFALQDGRRVGLLTVDTFRIAAVEQLKTYANIMGVPLRVALDRGSFLDAVEGFSDRDLVLVDTAGQSPRDEESLVELLELLPPGVETEVYLVLAVTTRGRDLERILRHYALLEPARLLLTKLDETDCHGPLLGLPLVSRLPLSYLTTGQNVPDDIEEATPAGVAAYLVRGLEGAS, encoded by the coding sequence TTGAAAGTTAGGAAGTTCCAGGCCGTGGACATGGCCGAGGCCCTCCGCAAGATCAAGGAGGAGCTCGGGCCGGACGCCGTGATCCTGTCGACCCGGCAGGTCAAGCCGGGCAAGGGGGTGTTCGGCCTGCTGGGCCGCCCGATCCTCGAGGTGACGGCCGCGGCAGACCTGGACGGCCTGGCGCGCAAGGCCGCGCCGCCCGGCGCGCTGGGCCGCGCCGCCTCCCCCCGACCGGAGCCCGCCCGCCCGGGCGGTGCCGACTCGGGGGCGATCCTGGCCCTCCAGGCCGACATCGACAGCCTCAGGGAGGAGCTCGACCTCCTGGCCCGTCGGCCCCGCCGCACGCCCGTGGACGGGGTGGCCTCCGAGGTGCGGGGCCTGGTGGCCAAGGTGGAGCGGTTGCTGGAGGAGACGGCCCGGTTCGAGCGGCTGCGCCTGGCCCCGGGGCTGCGCCGGCTCCACGACCACCTGGAGGCGATCGACGTGGACCCGGCCCTGGCGGCACGGGTGCTGGGGTTCCTCCAGCAAAAGGTGGACCAGGGCGCGGTGGCGGCCGGCCGCGAGGTGGCCGCGTTCCGGGAGCTGGTGTCCCGCACGGTGCGGGTGTCGGGCCCGTTGCGTCCCGGCGACGGCCGGCCCCGGGTGGCGGTGTTCGTGGGCCCCACCGGGGTGGGCAAGACCACCACCGTGGCCAAGCTGGCGGCCCGGTTCGCCCTGCAGGACGGCCGCCGGGTGGGCCTGCTGACCGTGGACACCTTTCGGATCGCGGCGGTGGAGCAGCTCAAGACCTACGCCAACATCATGGGCGTGCCGCTGCGGGTGGCCCTGGACCGGGGGTCGTTCTTGGACGCGGTCGAGGGATTTTCGGACCGGGATCTGGTGCTCGTGGACACCGCGGGCCAGAGCCCCCGGGACGAGGAGAGCCTTGTCGAGCTGCTGGAGCTCCTTCCGCCCGGCGTGGAGACCGAGGTGTACCTGGTGTTGGCGGTGACGACCCGGGGCCGGGACCTGGAGCGGATCCTGCGCCACTACGCGCTGCTCGAGCCGGCCCGGCTCCTGCTCACCAAGCTGGACGAGACCGACTGCCACGGGCCGCTCCTGGGGCTGCCGCTGGTCTCCCGGCTGCCCCTGAGTTACCTGACCACGGGCCAGAACGTGCCCGATGACATCGAGGAGGCCACGCCCGCGGGCGTGGCGGCGTACCTGGTGCGGGGGCTGGAGGGGGCGTCGTGA
- a CDS encoding MinD/ParA family protein, with the protein MRDQAQRLRQMATERAGPAPTDGARVLAVTSGKGGVGKTSLVANLAVSLSGRGRSVTVLDADFGLANLDILLNLNPSRNLGHLLRGEAPAEEIPVEVVPGFRVIPGASGVGEMADLDPAQRARLVHEAGRLAAGAEFFLIDTAAGIGRNVVDLCAAAGEVWVVTNAEPTALTDAYGLIKVLWSRDPDARVAVVVNGVADEASARAIHDRLDRVVQRFLGRRVGWAGFVVHDDHVRRAALRQVAFVTAYPRCPASRCVAALADRLLGRDGGAAGGVTRFWQRLAAGGAR; encoded by the coding sequence GTGAGGGACCAGGCGCAACGGCTCCGGCAGATGGCCACCGAGCGGGCCGGCCCCGCCCCCACGGACGGCGCCCGGGTCCTGGCCGTGACCAGCGGAAAGGGGGGGGTCGGGAAGACGAGCCTGGTGGCCAACCTGGCCGTGTCGCTGTCGGGCCGAGGCCGTTCGGTCACCGTGCTGGACGCGGACTTCGGGCTGGCCAACCTGGACATCCTGCTGAACCTGAACCCCTCCCGGAACCTGGGGCACCTGCTGCGGGGCGAGGCCCCGGCCGAGGAGATCCCGGTGGAGGTGGTGCCGGGGTTTCGGGTCATTCCCGGGGCCTCGGGGGTGGGGGAGATGGCCGACCTGGACCCGGCCCAACGGGCGAGGCTGGTGCACGAGGCGGGCCGCCTGGCCGCGGGCGCGGAGTTCTTTCTGATCGACACGGCGGCCGGCATCGGCCGAAACGTGGTGGACCTGTGCGCGGCGGCAGGGGAGGTGTGGGTGGTGACCAACGCCGAGCCCACGGCGCTCACCGACGCCTACGGGTTGATCAAGGTGCTGTGGAGCCGGGATCCAGACGCCCGGGTGGCCGTGGTGGTGAACGGCGTGGCCGACGAGGCGTCGGCCCGGGCGATCCACGACCGGCTCGACCGGGTGGTCCAGCGGTTCCTGGGCCGGAGGGTGGGCTGGGCCGGGTTCGTGGTCCACGACGACCACGTGCGACGGGCCGCCCTGCGCCAGGTGGCGTTCGTGACGGCGTACCCGCGGTGCCCCGCGTCCCGGTGCGTGGCGGCCCTGGCCGACAGGCTGCTGGGACGAGACGGGGGCGCGGCGGGCGGGGTGACCCGGTTCTGGCAGCGGCTCGCGGCCGGGGGGGCGCGATGA
- a CDS encoding tetratricopeptide repeat protein → MIAGRLWPGRGGFALVLAVSAVLGAAVPSRAVVLARVEPGWSPFLRAGPPPGREALWAEAGRTLAEDPARVARVVGKAAAAAGAPAQLRGLWADALYLAGRDTLWQAERVYRTLVKEELDAEQTAWCWFQLGNVQRIQGFPEAAAVSYEQAVPGSREPWQRALRFDRAALALEAGRIPEAVAAWRAWVRAYPRAPGRVVGLYLWGESLWRAGAEAEAVERFRQARRLDPDGWRVRTETARAMAEAFEAAGDVDAAADVLEAVARLHPGTADGAEALLAVGALWTKEGRVERAAAAYARLLDGPAPAEAAREARLRLALLGVRFAERVELTEPYPAYRWFYRPRPVLEDLAGGRDPLAAQRALEGLAELARSDGDAQAALGFLERVFRDYPESPESGRAYEAFVSLLEARVAELVRDGDPAAGLLLFERFRGSAGWVATRDLGALVWEAARAAEALGAWDRALELYGEVKAMGSRAVPARRAEAAALRLRAREGDPDAVARWAAERPRDWRAQLALARVRADEGDRSGALEAFRRALARAPDDAARYAVRIEMDRVGRGEARTQDLFRAWKARRELWQKLAAEGGRDLPAPSPVAGGRLAFALGRYGEALSLLPAKGGEPVDRLFRSVSALRTGDGSGARAAWVDLAETEDPVASGAARALAGAEALLTREGKP, encoded by the coding sequence ATGATCGCCGGGCGGCTCTGGCCGGGCCGCGGTGGGTTCGCCCTGGTCTTGGCCGTCTCGGCCGTGCTGGGGGCGGCCGTGCCGAGCCGGGCGGTGGTGCTCGCCCGGGTGGAACCGGGCTGGAGCCCGTTCCTGCGAGCCGGCCCGCCCCCGGGCCGGGAGGCCCTGTGGGCCGAGGCGGGCCGCACCCTGGCGGAGGATCCGGCGCGGGTGGCCCGGGTGGTGGGGAAGGCGGCCGCGGCAGCCGGGGCTCCGGCGCAGTTGCGGGGGCTGTGGGCCGACGCCCTGTACCTGGCCGGACGCGACACCCTGTGGCAGGCGGAGCGGGTGTACCGGACTCTCGTGAAGGAGGAGCTGGACGCCGAGCAGACCGCGTGGTGCTGGTTTCAGTTGGGGAACGTGCAACGAATCCAGGGGTTTCCGGAGGCGGCGGCCGTGTCCTACGAGCAGGCGGTCCCCGGCAGTCGCGAGCCGTGGCAGCGGGCCCTGCGGTTCGACCGGGCCGCCCTGGCGCTGGAGGCGGGCCGGATCCCCGAGGCGGTCGCGGCCTGGAGGGCCTGGGTCCGTGCGTACCCCCGGGCGCCCGGCCGGGTGGTGGGGCTGTACCTGTGGGGGGAGAGCCTGTGGCGGGCGGGAGCCGAGGCCGAGGCCGTGGAGCGGTTCCGGCAGGCCCGCAGGCTCGACCCGGACGGGTGGCGGGTCCGGACCGAGACGGCCCGGGCGATGGCCGAGGCGTTCGAGGCGGCGGGTGACGTGGATGCCGCGGCGGACGTCCTGGAGGCGGTGGCCCGCCTACACCCCGGCACGGCCGATGGGGCGGAGGCGCTCCTGGCCGTGGGGGCCCTGTGGACCAAGGAAGGGCGGGTGGAGCGGGCGGCGGCCGCCTACGCCCGCCTGCTGGACGGCCCGGCCCCGGCCGAGGCGGCCCGGGAGGCCCGGCTTCGGCTGGCCCTGCTGGGGGTTCGGTTCGCCGAGCGGGTGGAGCTGACCGAACCGTACCCCGCGTACCGGTGGTTCTACCGGCCGCGGCCGGTGTTGGAGGATCTGGCCGGGGGACGGGACCCCCTGGCGGCCCAGCGGGCTCTGGAGGGGTTGGCCGAGCTGGCCCGGTCCGATGGGGATGCCCAAGCAGCCCTGGGGTTCCTGGAGCGGGTGTTCCGGGACTACCCCGAGAGCCCCGAGTCCGGCCGGGCCTACGAGGCGTTCGTGTCGTTGCTGGAGGCCCGGGTGGCGGAGCTGGTCCGGGACGGGGATCCGGCGGCCGGACTGCTGCTGTTCGAGCGGTTTCGCGGGTCCGCCGGGTGGGTGGCCACCCGGGACCTCGGCGCCCTGGTCTGGGAGGCGGCCCGGGCGGCCGAGGCGTTGGGGGCGTGGGATCGGGCGCTGGAGCTCTACGGCGAGGTCAAGGCCATGGGAAGCCGGGCCGTGCCCGCCCGGCGGGCCGAGGCGGCGGCCCTGCGCCTCCGGGCCCGCGAGGGGGACCCGGACGCGGTGGCCCGTTGGGCCGCGGAGCGGCCGCGGGACTGGCGGGCCCAGCTGGCCCTGGCCCGGGTGCGGGCGGACGAGGGGGATCGGTCCGGAGCCCTGGAAGCGTTCCGGCGGGCCTTGGCCCGGGCCCCGGACGACGCCGCCCGCTACGCGGTGCGGATCGAAATGGACCGGGTGGGGCGGGGCGAGGCCCGAACCCAGGATCTGTTCCGGGCCTGGAAGGCCCGCCGGGAGCTGTGGCAGAAGTTGGCGGCCGAGGGGGGGCGCGACCTGCCCGCCCCGAGCCCGGTGGCGGGGGGGCGGTTGGCCTTCGCCCTGGGCCGGTACGGCGAGGCCCTGAGCCTGCTGCCGGCGAAGGGGGGCGAGCCGGTGGACCGGCTGTTCCGGTCGGTGTCGGCCCTGCGGACCGGGGACGGCTCCGGGGCCCGGGCCGCGTGGGTCGACCTGGCCGAGACCGAGGACCCGGTGGCGTCCGGGGCGGCCCGGGCGCTGGCCGGGGCCGAAGCGCTTCTGACCCGGGAGGGGAAGCCGTGA
- a CDS encoding ATP-binding protein, producing MTAVPEELREAMLRFQEATERLQGSYARLQDEVRELRRRLEAKDRELDRSLAERARLTNYLEHLLESVPSGVVAVDPEGRISTLNRAAQEITGFGPEAVGKPFSHVFRFEEPAEADLDALEAVSRPVVTLHRSDGRRVLLGLRVSPFRGEAGEVLGRVVVFQDVTRLRRLEEQEERNRRLVAMGQMAAGIAHEIRNPLGSLELFAHHLVEELRGTAHEDLAGQVLKGLQNLSRITGNLLLFARQVEPRCQTVDLREVVAEAALYARSAIRAKGARLEEDLRPAPVLADPDLVRQALLNVLLNAAQAVDSGGRVRVECAPVDSEEPPAVRVAVWDDGPGVPEAERERIFDPFYTTRARGVGLGLAIVQRIVAAHGGWVAVDGSPWGGARFTLSFPAERPGATPPEP from the coding sequence GTGACCGCGGTGCCGGAGGAGCTCCGGGAAGCGATGCTGCGGTTCCAGGAGGCCACCGAGCGGCTCCAGGGGTCGTACGCCAGGCTCCAGGACGAGGTGCGGGAGCTCCGCAGGCGGCTGGAGGCGAAGGACCGGGAGCTGGACCGCTCCCTGGCGGAGAGGGCCCGTCTCACCAACTACCTGGAGCACCTGCTGGAGAGCGTGCCCAGCGGGGTGGTGGCCGTGGACCCCGAGGGCCGGATCTCGACCCTGAACCGGGCCGCCCAGGAGATCACGGGGTTCGGGCCGGAGGCCGTGGGGAAGCCGTTCTCCCACGTGTTCCGGTTCGAGGAGCCGGCCGAGGCCGATCTCGACGCCCTGGAGGCGGTGTCCCGGCCGGTCGTCACCCTGCACCGGAGCGACGGTCGCCGGGTGCTGCTGGGGCTTCGGGTGTCGCCGTTCCGCGGGGAGGCCGGGGAGGTGCTGGGGCGGGTGGTGGTGTTCCAAGACGTGACCCGCCTGCGTCGGCTCGAGGAGCAGGAGGAGCGGAACCGACGGCTGGTGGCCATGGGCCAGATGGCCGCCGGCATCGCCCACGAGATCCGGAACCCCCTGGGCAGCCTGGAGCTGTTCGCCCACCACCTGGTGGAGGAGCTGCGGGGCACGGCCCACGAGGACCTGGCCGGCCAGGTGCTCAAGGGACTCCAGAACCTCTCCCGGATCACGGGGAACCTGCTTCTCTTCGCGCGGCAGGTGGAGCCGCGGTGCCAGACGGTGGACCTGAGGGAGGTGGTCGCCGAGGCGGCCCTCTACGCCCGGTCGGCGATCCGGGCCAAGGGCGCGCGCCTGGAGGAGGACCTCCGGCCGGCGCCGGTCCTGGCGGACCCGGATCTGGTCCGCCAGGCCCTGCTGAACGTGCTCCTGAACGCGGCCCAGGCCGTGGACTCGGGGGGGCGGGTACGGGTGGAGTGCGCTCCGGTGGACTCCGAGGAGCCCCCGGCGGTCCGGGTGGCCGTGTGGGACGACGGGCCGGGCGTGCCGGAGGCGGAGCGGGAGCGGATCTTCGACCCGTTCTACACCACCCGGGCCCGGGGGGTGGGGCTGGGGCTCGCCATCGTGCAGCGGATCGTGGCGGCCCACGGCGGCTGGGTGGCGGTGGACGGCTCCCCCTGGGGAGGGGCCCGGTTCACCCTGTCGTTCCCGGCGGAACGGCCGGGAGCCACGCCCCCCGAACCATGA
- a CDS encoding sigma-54-dependent transcriptional regulator, whose protein sequence is MSDARHLLVVDDDPDMRLALELTLRKAGYRCTLAADGQEALDLLRRQGFDLVVTDLRMPRVGGIELLERMSAAAPHTPALVITAHGSVDAAVESMKRGAVDFLQKPFGPDVLLAKVSAVLGRPAAPRRGRPRTPFVAEDPAMERVLSLVEAAAATRATVLITGESGTGKEVVARRIHELSPWAEGPFVGVNCAAIPANLMESELFGHEKGAFTGATEARPGRFEQAQGGTLLLDEVSEMEPALQAKLLRVLQEREVERVGGRKTIPLELRVVATTNRDLPEEVRRGRFREDLYYRLQVIPIQVPPLRSRRRDILPLARHFLAAACRAYGLEEATLTAAAEKALLAHDWPGNVRELQNAVERAAVICRGGPVGPEHLFLEEAAVRPDGGIRVDGTLDEMERKIILAAYAQHGHNKKATARALGINVKTLRAKLRAYGVEGAEPGGEG, encoded by the coding sequence GTGAGCGACGCGAGACATCTACTGGTGGTGGATGACGATCCGGACATGCGCCTGGCCCTGGAGCTCACCCTGCGCAAGGCCGGGTACCGGTGCACCCTGGCCGCGGACGGGCAGGAGGCGCTGGATCTGCTGCGGCGCCAGGGGTTCGATCTGGTGGTGACGGATTTGCGCATGCCCCGGGTGGGGGGGATCGAGCTGCTGGAGCGGATGAGCGCGGCCGCGCCCCACACCCCGGCGCTGGTGATCACGGCCCACGGCTCCGTGGACGCGGCCGTGGAGAGCATGAAGCGGGGTGCGGTGGACTTCCTGCAGAAGCCGTTCGGCCCAGACGTGCTGCTGGCCAAGGTGTCGGCGGTGCTGGGGCGGCCGGCGGCCCCCAGGCGGGGCAGGCCCCGGACGCCGTTCGTGGCCGAGGATCCGGCCATGGAGCGGGTGCTGAGCCTGGTGGAGGCGGCCGCAGCCACCCGGGCCACCGTGCTGATCACCGGCGAGAGCGGCACGGGGAAGGAGGTGGTGGCCCGCAGGATCCACGAGCTCTCCCCGTGGGCCGAGGGGCCGTTCGTGGGGGTGAACTGCGCCGCGATCCCGGCCAACCTCATGGAGAGCGAGCTGTTCGGCCACGAGAAGGGCGCGTTCACCGGGGCCACCGAGGCCCGGCCCGGCCGGTTCGAGCAGGCCCAGGGCGGGACCCTGCTGCTGGACGAGGTGAGCGAGATGGAGCCGGCGCTCCAGGCCAAGCTCCTGCGGGTGCTCCAGGAGCGGGAGGTGGAGCGGGTGGGGGGGCGCAAGACGATCCCTTTGGAGCTGCGGGTGGTGGCCACCACCAACCGGGACCTGCCCGAGGAGGTGCGCCGGGGCCGGTTCCGGGAGGACCTGTACTACCGGCTCCAGGTGATCCCGATCCAGGTGCCGCCCCTGCGGAGCCGTCGTCGGGACATCCTGCCCCTGGCCAGACATTTCCTGGCCGCCGCCTGCCGGGCGTACGGGTTGGAGGAGGCCACCCTCACGGCGGCCGCGGAGAAGGCCCTGCTGGCCCACGACTGGCCGGGCAACGTACGGGAGCTGCAGAACGCGGTGGAGCGGGCGGCCGTGATCTGCCGGGGTGGGCCGGTGGGGCCGGAGCACCTGTTCCTGGAGGAGGCCGCGGTCCGACCGGACGGCGGGATCCGGGTCGACGGCACCCTGGACGAGATGGAGCGGAAGATCATCCTCGCCGCGTACGCCCAGCACGGCCACAACAAGAAGGCCACGGCCCGGGCCCTGGGCATCAATGTGAAGACCCTGCGGGCCAAGCTCCGGGCCTACGGGGTGGAGGGGGCGGAGCCGGGGGGAGAGGGCTGA
- the flgB gene encoding flagellar basal body rod protein FlgB → MGFLRAMDGVVGPLVEELRYRQRRQAMLAANVANADTPGYRALDVRFDRAMARHGLRLATTHPRHLGGARASGRQTVVAARGTPRRDGNDVDIDREMAKIAQNQIEYQFLTRMLGSRFRKLKEAITGRPTP, encoded by the coding sequence GTGGGTTTTCTTCGGGCGATGGACGGGGTGGTGGGGCCGCTGGTGGAGGAGCTGCGCTACCGTCAGCGCAGGCAGGCGATGCTGGCCGCCAACGTGGCCAACGCGGACACGCCGGGATACCGGGCCCTGGACGTGCGGTTCGACCGGGCCATGGCCCGCCACGGGCTGCGGCTGGCCACCACCCATCCGCGCCATCTCGGCGGCGCCCGGGCTTCCGGCCGGCAGACGGTGGTGGCGGCGAGGGGGACGCCCCGGCGGGACGGAAACGACGTGGACATCGACCGGGAGATGGCGAAGATCGCGCAGAACCAGATCGAGTACCAGTTCCTGACGCGGATGCTCGGCAGCCGGTTCCGCAAGCTCAAGGAAGCGATCACAGGGAGGCCGACGCCATGA
- the flgC gene encoding flagellar basal body rod protein FlgC: MNGWFRVMDVSASALAAQRARMEAVASNLANAETTRTPEGGPYRRRDVVFEATPVAGTFDDVLAGAVRGVRVVDVAVDQSPPRLRYEPGHPDADAQGFVAYPNVEVPVEMVNLLSAARSYEANVTAIEATKNMLLRALEI, encoded by the coding sequence ATGAACGGATGGTTCCGGGTGATGGACGTGTCCGCCTCGGCCCTGGCGGCCCAGAGGGCCCGCATGGAGGCCGTGGCGTCGAACCTGGCCAACGCCGAGACCACCCGCACCCCCGAGGGGGGGCCGTACCGGCGGCGGGACGTGGTGTTCGAGGCCACCCCGGTGGCCGGAACCTTCGACGACGTGTTGGCCGGGGCCGTGCGGGGGGTTCGGGTGGTGGACGTGGCGGTGGACCAGAGCCCGCCGCGGCTGCGTTACGAGCCGGGCCACCCCGACGCCGACGCCCAGGGGTTCGTGGCCTACCCCAACGTGGAGGTGCCGGTGGAGATGGTGAACCTGCTGAGCGCGGCCCGGTCGTACGAGGCGAACGTCACCGCGATCGAGGCCACCAAGAACATGCTGTTGCGGGCCCTGGAGATCTGA
- the fliE gene encoding flagellar hook-basal body complex protein FliE — protein MVKEIAGVGMPQAAESKAATGAKPAKDFGEFLAESLEKVDTLQQEADAAVTRAAQGEGDIQEAMVAVEKADVAFKLMMEVRQKILDAYQEIMRMQV, from the coding sequence ATGGTGAAGGAGATCGCAGGGGTCGGCATGCCCCAGGCCGCCGAGTCCAAGGCCGCGACCGGAGCCAAGCCGGCCAAGGACTTCGGCGAGTTCCTGGCCGAGAGCCTGGAGAAGGTCGACACCCTCCAGCAGGAGGCGGACGCGGCCGTGACCCGGGCCGCCCAGGGCGAGGGCGACATCCAGGAGGCCATGGTGGCCGTGGAAAAGGCCGACGTGGCGTTCAAGCTCATGATGGAGGTGCGCCAGAAAATCCTGGACGCGTACCAGGAGATCATGCGGATGCAGGTGTGA
- the fliF gene encoding flagellar basal-body MS-ring/collar protein FliF, whose amino-acid sequence MAFWDAGLAQARELWGRLTATQRLTLVGVTAALLAGLAALMLWAGTPEYTLLFSRLTPEDAYQVVEKLKAEGVPYRLESGGTAVFVPADRVYEIRLQLAGEGIPQGGLVGYEIFDRSSFGMTDFAQRVNYARALEGELTRTIRHMEGVQGARVHLVLPEKKLFETEKEPASASVVLQLAPGRALTAKQVRGVVYLVSSSVEGLSPERVTVVDTRGNVLYRQEGDEPGFLAASQLEYKRAFEKDMERRVRDLLERVMGAGSAVVQVAAEFDFSRVEETAETYDPEGVAVRSEERVSETTTGPTGPAGVPGVASNVGQGPTAQAGGKGGGSSRETETVNYEVSKRVTRMEKGPGTLKRLSVAVAVDGTYREGENGREFVPRSDEELARLKALVEKAVGADPQRGDAVEVTSIPFQPGEVEVARAGPWWTSPELLPYVRYGLILVLAVLVVFGVLKPLVRWLTRAPEAPEITEPLTVAEMEKRLEEEAEEEVRIEEEAPTETVRRELLKQRLLEMIRREPDVAAQLIRSWLTED is encoded by the coding sequence ATGGCCTTTTGGGACGCCGGCCTGGCCCAAGCGCGGGAGCTGTGGGGCAGGCTCACCGCAACCCAGCGGCTCACCCTGGTGGGGGTGACCGCTGCCCTCCTGGCCGGCCTCGCAGCCTTGATGCTGTGGGCCGGTACGCCCGAGTACACCCTCCTGTTCAGCCGCCTCACCCCCGAAGACGCCTACCAGGTCGTGGAGAAGCTGAAGGCCGAGGGAGTCCCCTACCGTCTCGAGTCGGGGGGCACGGCCGTGTTCGTGCCCGCGGACCGGGTGTACGAGATCCGGCTCCAGTTGGCCGGCGAGGGGATCCCCCAGGGGGGGCTGGTGGGGTACGAGATCTTCGATCGGTCGAGCTTCGGCATGACCGACTTCGCCCAGCGGGTCAACTACGCCCGGGCGCTGGAGGGAGAGCTGACGCGCACCATCCGGCACATGGAGGGGGTGCAGGGGGCCCGGGTCCACCTGGTGCTGCCCGAGAAGAAGCTGTTCGAGACCGAGAAGGAGCCGGCTTCGGCGTCGGTGGTGCTCCAGCTGGCTCCCGGCCGGGCCCTCACCGCCAAGCAGGTGCGCGGCGTGGTGTACCTGGTGTCGTCGAGCGTGGAGGGGCTGTCGCCCGAGCGGGTCACCGTGGTGGACACCCGGGGCAACGTGCTGTACCGGCAGGAGGGCGACGAGCCCGGGTTCCTGGCCGCCAGCCAGCTGGAGTACAAGCGGGCGTTCGAAAAGGACATGGAGCGCCGGGTCCGGGACCTGCTGGAGCGGGTGATGGGCGCGGGCAGCGCGGTGGTCCAGGTGGCGGCCGAGTTTGACTTCTCCCGGGTGGAGGAGACGGCCGAGACCTACGATCCCGAGGGCGTGGCGGTCCGGAGCGAGGAGCGGGTGAGCGAGACCACCACGGGCCCGACCGGCCCGGCCGGGGTGCCGGGGGTGGCGTCCAACGTGGGGCAGGGGCCCACGGCGCAGGCGGGGGGCAAGGGGGGCGGGTCGAGCCGGGAGACCGAGACGGTCAACTACGAGGTCTCCAAGCGGGTCACCCGGATGGAGAAGGGGCCCGGCACCCTGAAGCGTCTGTCGGTGGCGGTGGCCGTGGACGGCACGTACCGGGAGGGGGAGAACGGGCGGGAGTTCGTGCCCCGGTCGGACGAGGAGCTGGCCCGGCTCAAGGCGCTGGTGGAGAAGGCGGTCGGGGCTGACCCCCAGCGGGGGGACGCGGTCGAGGTGACCAGCATCCCGTTCCAGCCGGGGGAGGTGGAGGTGGCCCGGGCCGGCCCGTGGTGGACCTCGCCCGAGCTCCTTCCGTACGTGCGCTACGGACTGATCCTCGTGCTGGCCGTGCTGGTGGTGTTCGGGGTGCTCAAGCCGTTGGTGCGGTGGCTCACCCGCGCGCCCGAGGCCCCCGAGATCACCGAGCCGCTCACCGTGGCCGAGATGGAGAAGCGGCTCGAAGAGGAGGCCGAGGAGGAGGTTCGTATCGAGGAGGAGGCCCCGACGGAAACGGTGCGCCGCGAGCTGCTGAAACAGCGCCTGTTGGAGATGATCCGACGGGAGCCCGATGTGGCGGCCCAGCTGATCCGAAGCTGGCTGACGGAGGACTGA
- the fliG gene encoding flagellar motor switch protein FliG has product MAQDVQEIPGLRKAAILLVALGEEASEALFPHLRDEEIQEITREVAVLEKASPEEAEAVIEEFHTLALARSYVLQGGVEFAKKILRKSLPPERCREILDRLVKYLDQGPGFQNLRKADPRLLSKIIQKEHPQTIAFILSHLDAAKAAHAISSLPSELQVEVARRMASLEEISPEVVKKVSEILDKKIASMAGSSIEVQGVKTVAEILNRMGRTESKNILDRMEQENPELAAHIRQLMFVFDDIQYLPDKAIQEILKRVDKNALVVALKGASPELREKFFRNMSSRAVETLKEEMSFLGPVRVSEVTEAQSTITEIVRQLEEEGVVVLAGGDEDEYI; this is encoded by the coding sequence TTGGCACAGGACGTCCAAGAGATCCCGGGGCTCCGCAAGGCGGCGATCCTCCTGGTGGCCCTGGGGGAGGAGGCCTCGGAGGCCCTGTTCCCGCACCTGCGGGACGAAGAGATCCAGGAGATCACCCGGGAGGTGGCCGTGCTCGAGAAGGCCAGCCCGGAAGAGGCCGAGGCGGTGATCGAGGAGTTCCACACCCTGGCCCTGGCCCGATCCTACGTGCTCCAGGGGGGGGTGGAGTTCGCCAAGAAGATCCTGCGCAAGAGCCTGCCCCCCGAGAGGTGCCGAGAGATCCTGGACCGGCTGGTGAAGTATCTGGACCAGGGCCCCGGGTTCCAGAACCTGCGCAAGGCGGACCCCCGGCTGCTCAGTAAGATCATCCAGAAGGAACACCCCCAGACCATCGCGTTCATCCTGTCGCACCTGGACGCGGCCAAGGCCGCCCACGCCATCTCGAGCCTGCCGAGCGAGCTGCAGGTGGAGGTGGCCCGGAGGATGGCGAGCCTGGAGGAGATCAGCCCCGAGGTGGTGAAGAAGGTCTCGGAGATCCTGGACAAGAAGATCGCCTCCATGGCCGGCTCGTCCATCGAGGTCCAGGGGGTGAAGACCGTGGCCGAGATCCTGAATCGGATGGGCCGCACCGAGTCCAAGAACATCCTGGACCGCATGGAGCAGGAGAACCCCGAGCTCGCCGCCCACATCCGGCAGCTCATGTTCGTGTTCGACGACATCCAGTACCTGCCCGACAAGGCGATCCAGGAGATCCTGAAGCGGGTCGACAAGAACGCCCTGGTGGTGGCCCTGAAGGGCGCGAGCCCCGAGCTCCGGGAGAAGTTCTTCCGGAACATGAGCTCCCGGGCCGTGGAGACCCTCAAGGAGGAGATGTCCTTCCTGGGGCCGGTCCGGGTGAGCGAGGTCACCGAGGCCCAGTCCACGATCACCGAGATCGTGCGCCAACTCGAAGAGGAAGGGGTGGTCGTGCTCGCCGGGGGCGATGAGGACGAGTACATCTGA